TTACGTTCAAGGTGGCGCGGGCTCTAGTGGCGGAGTTGGGTTACCCGCCTGAGGCGTTCGACAGGGCTTACCTGGATTTCGCTGCGTTAGGCACCGTGTGCGACATCGTGCCTCTGCTGGGCGAGAACCGTGTGCTCGCGAGGCACGGGATCGCGCGGATCGCGGAATCGAAGAAGCTAGGCCTTCGGGCGCTGATGGAGGTGGCGGGGCTCGCGCGCACGTCCGAAGAGATGACGGCACGCGACGTCGGCTTCGTGATCGGGCCGCGGCTGAATGCGGCGGGGCGGATGGATGACGCGACGGACGCACTTCGGCTGCTGCTGACCGAAGACGTCAAAGAGGCGAACGAGATAGCGAAACGGCTGGACCGGCACAACCGCGAGCGGCAGCGCGAACAGCAGCGTATCTTCGAGGAGGCATGTCACTTGGTAGAGAGCCAAGGCTTGGCCCGCCACAAGCTGTTGTTAGTCGCCAACGAGGGCTGGAACGCGGGCGTGGTGGGGATTGTGGCATCCAAGCTTGTGGACACCTACTGGCGACCGACGCTCGTGGGCACTAGGGTGGACGGAATCGTGCGGGGCTCAGCGCGCAGCATCCCTCGCTACGACATGTTCGAAGCCTTGTCGGAACTCGGAGACCTGTTCCTCACCTACGGTGGGCATACGATGGCTGCGGGATTCTCCTTCGAGGCCGAGCGCCTAGAGGAGGTGCGGCGCGCCCTCTCGGAGCACGCCGACCGTCACCTGACCGATGAGGACCTGATACCAGAGCAAGTCGCCGATGCCGAAGTCACGCCGCAGGAGGTGACGGAGCGGTTCGTCGAGGACCTAGAAGATTTCCGGCCATTCGGCCTGGGTAACCCGGAGCCGCTGCTTCTCGGACGTAAGGTAACGTTGCTTAAGGTAGAGCCGACTCGCAACCCGCTGCACCCCCGCGTGACGCTGCGGGGCGAGGGCACTAACCCCATCTTCGGCATGGCATTCGGCCTGGGCGAGCGCCTCGGCGAGTTCGAGCCTGGCGAGGAAGTGGAGATGATGTTCGAGCCTACCTACGATTCGTGGCAAGGGCGACGCCGTCTTCGCTGGTTCGTTCGGGACATCCGAAGACCAGGGGAAAGCACGGTGGATATCCGCCTCGACAGCCATTCTGAATCGAGCGTGTTGTCACCTTGAGCTCAGGTTCCAGTCAGCAATTGAGCCAGGAATGGGAGGACCCAGAGCCGCTTCAGAAGATTCTGGAGACGGTTGCAGAGCATTACGTCCAACCGCAGGCCGCGCTGATCAGGAAGGCCTACTACTTCGCCGAGCGCTGCCACAGCGGCCAGGTACGTGACAGCGGTGACCCCTATATAACACACCCACTCGCCGTGGCCCAGATTCTGGCCGAGTTGGAACTGGACCCCGAGACGGTTATCGCGGGGCTCTTGCATGACACCCTGGAAGACTGCCCAGAGGACGCCACGATGGAACTGATCGAGCAGCAGTTCGGGCCCTCGGTTGCGAAACTGGTGCAAGGTGTGACCAAGCTGCGGTTCGCGCATCGCAATGAGCCACTGGGGCCTGCTGCGAAGAAGCAGGAGGAGATTCGCCGAGCCGCGGAGAGCCTTCGCAAAGTGCTGCTGGCGATGGCATCGGACCTGAGAGTGATGGTCATCAAGCTGGCGGACCGCCTGCATAACATGCGCACGATCGACGCCCTCACCGACATCAAGCGCAAGCGCATAGCCACGGAGACGATGCACGTATATGCACCGCTAGCGGCCCGGCTCGGCATCTGGCAGATCAAGTGGCAGTTGGAGGACCTGGCATTCCGGGAACTCGAGCCCGAGGAGTATGGGCGCATAGCCAAGCTGATTGATAAAACACGAGCGGAACGCGAAGAAGAGCTGCTCGAAGCGATGGTGGCACTGAAAGAGCACCTAGAACGAGCGGGCATAGCTGCCGAGGTGACTGGGCGGCCCAAGCACATCTATAGCATCTATAGTAAGATCGTGAAGCAGGGCCTTACCTTCGACCAAGTGTACGACCTGCTGGCAATACGTATCATTGTCGACAAGGAGTCGGAGTGCTACCATGCGCTCGGCATCGTGCACGAGATGTGGAAGCCGATTCCGGGCATGTTCTACGACTACATCGCGAAGCCCAAGCCGAACCTCTACCGCTCACTACACACGAAGGTGGTAGGACCCAACGGTGAGCCGCTAGAGATTCAGATACGCACGCGCGAGATGCACCGCTTGGCCGAGTTCGGCGTGGCCGCGCATTGGGCCTATAAGGAGGGTGCGGAAGCCCCCGCGGAGCGTCTCCCGCGTCTGCGCCAACAGCTCTTCGACTGGTCACGCGAGTCCGAGACATCCAGCGACTTCCTGCGTAACGTATCGGAAGACCTTTTCACCGATCAGGTGTTCGTGTTCACTCCGAAGGGTGACGTGATTGACCTACCGGCTGGTTCGACGCCCATCGACTTCGCTTATCGAATCCACACTCGACTCGGCGAGCAGTTGGTAGGTGCGAAGGTAAACACCCGCATCGTGCCCCTGAGCTATCAGTTGAAGAACGGCGACATCTGTGAAGTGCTGACACGCCCGAAGGCGCAGCCGAGCCTCGACTGGTTGCAGTTCGTAAAGACGACCTCTGCGCGAAGCAAGATACGAGCCTACCTGCGCAAGAGGGACATCGAGGAGAATGCGATCCGGGGTCGCGATGCGCTGGAGAAGCATATCAAGTTCCTCGGAAGGGACCCACGGGAGTTCCTAGGCGAGGACAACCTAACGGAGATCGCGCCGCACTTCAATGCTACCACCGCAGAAGAGGTGCTGGCCAAGGTTGGCGCAGGACTTGTCACGGTGAATGCCGTGATGATCAGGCTGAAGGCACTGCTACCACAGGAGCAGGTTCAGCCCGCCGACAGCGTCGAGGGGCGAACCTTCGAGCAACCGATCCGGATTGCCGCTGGCGGCGTGGACAACGTGATGACCAGGCGTGCACGCTGTTGCCAGCCGCTGCCAGGCGACAGCGTTGTCGGGTACGTGACACGGGGGCGCGGGATCGTGATTCATCGGGTGATATGTCCCAACGCGCAGCAGTTTAGCGAGACGGATCCGGGACGCGTTCAGCCCATCGAGTGGGAGAGCGACGGTGTTAGCGTTTACGGCGTCAACCTGCACATAGACGTTCTCAACCGCATCGGTCTGTTGGCGGACGTCAGCCACATCTTCGGTGAGGCGAAGACGAATATCACCGCCGCGCGCGTGAGGTCGGACAAGAACCAGATGGCATACATAGACCTATCCATCGAAGTGCGTGACACGGATCACCTGCGCGAGATCATGGCCAAGATCGAGAACTTCTCGGATGTCGTGGCAATCCGAAGAGTGATGGGGAAAAAGCTGGGATGAGAGCGGTGGTGCAACGGGTTACGTCGGGTAGTGTAGAGGTGGATCGTTTCCGCGTTGCTGGAATCGGCAAGGGCATTGTCGTGCTTCTCGGCATCTGTCGCTCGGATACCGTGCCGGACGCGGACTGGATGGCACGCAAGTTGGCGGAACTGCGCATCTTCGACGACGAAGAAGGAAAGCTGAACCTGTCCCTGTCGGACATCGGAGGAGAGGCGCTCGTGGTTCCCAACTTCACGCTGTACGGCGATGCGCGAAAAGGCCGACGCCCCAGCTACACCGAGGCTGCCGGTTTCGATCAGGGGCGCACCCTATTCGACCTGTGCTGCGAAAGGCTCGAATCGCACGGCATATCGGTCAAACGCGGTGTCTACGGCGCCACAATGGCCGTATCCTTAACTAACGACGGCCCGGTGACTCTGATACTGGAGCACCCGGACAGCCGTGCCGACGATCCGAGTGGCTGAAGGGATGGAAGTAGAGCGACAAGAGCAAACCGAAGAGACACTGACCGGAGCGGCCCGTCACCGCGCCGATGGCGACCGCTCGGTTGCGGAGGGCAACGTCAGCGAGGCGCTCGACCACTACCGGAAGGCTGTGCGGAAGGAGTCGGACGACCCTGCAAGCCGCGTGTCGCTTGCGGACTGCTATGCCCTCTCCGACGAAGGCCCACAGGCCGTAGACCAGTACCGCAAAGCACTGAAGAAGCACCCTAGACAGGCTGCACCACACGTCGGGCTGGCCGAGGTCTACCGCCGCTACGGGCAGCACAAGGCGGCGATCTTGCGCTTCCAGAAGGCGCTCGAAATTGAGCCCAACAACGGGTTCATCTGGTTCAAGCTGGCGGATGCTCTTCTGACATCCGAAGGGCCCGAAGAGGCACTCGAGCCGGGGATGAAGGCCGTGGAGATCGATCCTCAGAACGCCTTCTACCGCTATTGGGTCGGCGAAGTGCTGATGGACCTGGATCGGCCGGAGGACGCCTTGGTCCGTTATGCAGAAGCCGTGGAGCTATCGCCGGATGATGCAGGCCTGCATGCGCGGTTGGCCATCGCCTACGCTGCGGCGGGCAGGTACCGGAGGTCGGCTGCGTGGTTTGCCCGTGCGGTCCAGATCGAGAACGACAACCGGGCCTACATCACGCTACTGGGTGATCTGTACCGTGTGTGCGGTAGCCAGGATCTGGCCGACGAGGCGCACGAGCGGGCAGGCGAGTTGGACGCCTATGACACCGAGATTGTGCGGAGAGCGCGCGAGCGCATGAAGCTGCCGTCTTCGCCTGTCACCGACTCCGGCTAGTCTCACCACCCGGAATATCCGCACAGACTGTTCCTAACCGCGAAGATGCGGACGGCTAGCGTGCACAAGCGCATGGAGTGTGCCCGCTCACCGTGACCGGCAGGTGGAATCATGCGCCATGCACACGAGGGGGCTTCCGCATGGACATCGAGCATACGATGGAGCCTCGACGTTCGGCTGCTGGAGTCGATGGTGACTTAAAAGCATCAGTGCTTGGCAGCCGAAACGCATAGTCATGGCTCGCCTCTATGTCCTGTCCTGCATCACGGTCGCCTGTAGCGAAGCTCTCCGGTGCTCTCCAAGTAAGTATCTCGGCACGCCCCTACTTTCTAGCCTTACGTGCCCGAGCACCGACAGAGGGTAGGCCGCCGGACTCCAGCAGCCGGCGGAGTTCCATCATCTCGTCCCGCACACGCGCCGCCTTTTCGAACTCCATCTGCTTCGCCAGGTCCTTCATCTCTGCTTCCAGCCGGGCGATCTCCGCGGGCAAGTCCTCCAGGGACATGGAGCCGATCTCTTCCGCCCGTCGCCTGCCGTATGGCGACTTGGTCTCCTTCACCTCGTAGGCTCGTACGGTCTCCCGCACCATTTTCGCCACCGTGTGTGGAGTGATGTTATGCTTGCGGTTGTATTCGTCCTGGATGCGACGCCGCTCCACCGTCTCGTCAATCGCTCGTTGCATGGAGCCGGTGATGGTGTCAGCGTACATGATCACCTTTCCGTCCACGTGACGGGCAGCTCGCCCGATGGTTTGCACCAGCGAAGTCTCGCTGCGCAGAAACCCCTCCTTGTCAGCGTCCAGAATCGCCACCAGACTCACCTCTGGTAGGTCCAAACCCTCACGTAACAGATTGACACCTACCACCACATCGTACACACCCAACCGAAGGTCCCGTAGGATCTCCGGCCGATCGAGGCTGTGGATATCGGAGTGGATGTAGTTGACTTTGATCCCGACGTCCTTCAGGTACTCGCTAAGGTCCTCGGCCATACGCTTGGTCAGTGTGGTGATCAGCGCTCGTTGACCAGCCGCAACCCGCTTCTGCACTTCGCCCAGCAGGTCGTCTATCTGGCCCTCGGTCGGTCGAACCTCTACGTCGGGATCCACTATGCCCGTCGGACGGATTACCTGCCGCACGATCTGGGCACTGTTTTCTTGCTCGAACGGGCCAGGCGTGGCGGATGTGAAGATTACCTGTCCTACGCGTGCCAGGAACTCCTCCCACTGCAGCGGACGGTTGTCGAGTGCAGACGGCAGGCGGAAACCGTACTCCACCAAGGTGCTCTTCCGCTGATAGTCTCCGTTGTACATCGCGCGAAGTTGTGGTATGGTCTGGTGCGACTCGTCCACGAAGGTGATGAAGTCCTTCGGGAAGAAGTCTATCAGTGTGTACGGTGGGGTGCCCGGAGCACGATTTTCGAAGTAGCGCGAGTAGTTCTCGATGCCGTTGCAGTATCCGAGCTCAGCGATCATCTCCAGGTCAAACTCGGTGCGCTGTTGAATGCGTTGCGCCTCCAGCAGTTTGCCCTCCGCTTTGAACTTGGCTATCTGCTCCTCCATCTCCTGGCGGATCGCCAAGACCACCTCGTCCAGTCGCTCCCATGGTGTTACGTAGTGCGTGGCCGGAAAGACGGTTATTCGCTGAGGCTCGTCCAGCACCTCGCGCGTGAGTGGATCCACGATGCGAATGCGCTCCACCTCGTCACCATAGAACTCCACGCGTGTGATGATCTCTTCGTCCTTGGGCTGCAGCTCCAGCGTATCGCCCTGCACGCGAAAGGTACCACGCTCCAGTACTACCTGGTTGCGTGTGAACTGCATCTCCACCAGTCTGCGCATGGTCTGCGCGAGGTCTAGCGGCTCACCGACGCAGAAGGTGACAACGCTCTGCGCATACTCGTCCGGCGAACCGAGTCCGTAGATGCAGCTTACGGAGGCGATGACGATGGTGTCCTTGCGCTCCAGCACCGATTTGGTAGCAGCGTGGCGAAGGCGATCGATCTCGTCGTTCACGCTGGCGTCCTTTTCGATATACATGTCGCTCTGAGGGACGTAGGCCTCCGGTTGGTAGTAGTCATAGTAGCTGATGAAGTATTGGACGGCGTTCTCCGGGAAGAATGCGCGGAACTCCTGGCAGAGCTGTGCCGCCAGCGTCTTGTTGTGCGCGATGACCAACGCTGGACGCTGCACCTCCTGAATAATGGAGGCCATCGTGAAGGTCTTGCCCGTACCCGTAGCACCTTTTAGCGTCTGAAAGCGGTATCCGCTCTCTAGCCCCTCGACAAGCGCTGCGATGGCTTCGGGCTGGTCCCCCATCGGCTTATAGGTGTCAGTCAGCTTGAACACGACGCTAGTCTACCTGTATTGGGCCTCAGCCTGTCTCGGGGTGCCGGGCTGTCGAGCCTCACGCATGCCCGGCGCGGTTCTCTTGGACCGATGGCGCGCGCAGACGGCAGCCGAGACGACAAGGCATCGCCTCATAGCTCGCTTTTTGGTGCGTGCGGCAGCTAGAACCGTAGCGTGTAGTCCACCTTACCTACCAGATAGTTCCTACCACGCCCGTTCGGGATGTCATGCTCGTACTGGGTGTGGGATACGGAGAAGCTGAGCGCGTTCAGCGGGTTCAGCGTGTGCGAGTAGCCGAGCGTAAAGGTGTGGCCGATGGTGGACCGGCCGTTCAGCGTGCTGGCCTCCACCCCATAGCCCACGTTCCACAGTGGCAGTCCCCCACGGGTCTTCCTCGTTAGTGTCAGCCCGCCCTTGCGCGCTATCTGACCCTTCGTCGCATCGTAGGTCGTCAGGTAAGACCCCGCCAAATCGTAGCAGTCGCTCATCTTGTAGTCGAGCCGCCAGTCGGCCGTACCGGTAGGATTGATGATTGTGCCGAAGGGCACATCCTTGTGCTCGCGCTCGGGGTTCGCTTTTAGGTCGTGGACGAGCGTAAGCCGATCAGCGATCTTGTAGTCGAGGTGGTAGTTGCGGATGATCTGCTGCGTACCACCGGGCAGGGTGCGGATCTTGTAGCTCAAGTTCAGGTGGAAGGGCAGCTTCGGCTCGGGGTCGGTTGCGAACTGGAAGGTGCGGTCCACGGCGCGAATCCCAGTAGGTGTCATGATCCCGGAGTAGGTCCAGCCGAGCTTGTTCTTGCCCCAATCGGCAGTGATGGTACCGGCTTTGTTCTCCATCTTCAACACTGTCGCCTCGGCGAGGTTCTGGTAGCCGAAGGAGAAGTTGATGTTGCTGAGTGGTCCGAATGAGAAAGGTGTTACGTTCTTGAGACCGAAGGTGCCCTGCGCCTTCGTGCTGGTTAGGTCCAAGCGGTCCTCGACGTATCCACCCTGGAACTCGAGGTTCCACAACAGGGTCTTCGTTAGGCTGAGGTTCTGAACGGCCTTGCCGTTCCCCTTGCTGTTGAGTGCCCGGGTATACGCCCATGTCACTTGCGAGCCTTTCCCGAAATCGTATTGTAGGCTGTAGGTCCTATGTACTTCGTCTGCACGTTGCTCGTCGCGCTCGATGGTCTTCTCAGTGACTCCGAACTTTGCACGAGGGGTGAGGGCGCCGGATATGCTGCGGACACTCACGTGCTCCGTGTTGCCCGCGGTGTCCGATGTGCGCAGGTCCTCGGCGAGGAGCGCGAAGCCGCGGTAGGGCGAACCCTCGTATCGCCAGTGGTCCACCTGCTTCTCGACCGGTGCGGCGAGCGAGCCGCCTCGCACTTCGCGTTCCGTGAAGCCGCTGAACTTGCCCAGGCTGCCGAAGTCCCTAGCATAGGTGGTCTTCTCATGAAGGTAATCGTTCAGGCTGGCGATGGGACTGTCTGCCCGAACCCGGTCGTTGAAATGCGATAGGTCCGTTCGCTTGTCCGGCTTCCACGTTAGGAAGCTCTTCGTCTGGCCCTTGTGAATCTGCGCGGTCGGGTTGTCTGCGTTGAACTGGAACAGCTCCAGGCGCAGTCCGCGGACTAGGTCCACTTTGGCCGACAGATCGTATTGCGAGAAGCCTCTCAGCTCCTCGAACAGCTTTCGCTCGGGGTCGGCGACGGCACCCGCGCCGAGAAACGCATCGTCCACCTGCCTTAGGTTGGCCGTAACCTCGTAGAGCCCGCTCTTCAGGTATAGGCTCTGCCGCTCGAGGCCACCTAGCTCGCCGGCGATATTCAGACTCTGGAAGCTGAGCTTTCCTCCGCGTGGCAAGCCGAAACCGAGTGCCCACTGTGTTCGGTGCATACCGACCTCGCCGCCATAGAGCGCCTGCTCCATCTCGAACAGGTCCCCCATGCGTCGGAAACCGCGGTCTATGCGCTGGTCCAGATAGCTGAAGGTCATCGAGCCGGAGCTGAAGCCCAGGCGAACCCGATCAATGCCGCCGCTCCGGTCGTCCAGGTGGAGGGTGTCGAACGAAAACTTGCCGAAGGGGCGATCCAGGCTAAAGCTCTTGTAGTCGCGCGAAAGGCCTCCCTGGCGAAGCAGGAACTGCGGGTCTTTCTCGGCGATCTTGTCGTCACCGGGAACGTAGCCCTGCCGAGCCTCTCGGATCATTTGCTGCTGCTCGTCCGGGCGCAGGCTGGCCAGGCCGGTGAAGTCGGCATCGGTCTCGGTAGAGGTCCACTTTGCCTGCCAGCCCTGACCACTCAGATCGAGTGCCTGCCGGTGAAGATCGCCGGTCGGCGTGTCTACGGTGTCCTGGCGATAGGTGTTCCACACGTCCTTTCGCCCTGCGAAGTCCGCCACGCTCACGGAGAAACCGGATCGTCCCCACCCGCGCTCCTTGGCCCACTGCCCTCGCTCCCCCTCGGCCAGATCGTTGAAGCGACTGAACCCAGCGTCCACGTTCTGCTCGTAGTGGCTGAGCTTCACCTTCTCGCTCTCGAAGCCGAGGGTTAGGCGGTCAATCGAACCACCAGCATCCGTGATCTCGCTCTTATCGAACTTCAGGCCCCCTCCTGCGAAACCGAGTGCTCCTCCGAAGTTCTCCCGAGTGATGCCACGCTCCTTAGCCCATTGCTCGGCGTCCTTCTCGGCCAAGTCCTTGAACCTGGTGAAGGCGGATCCGATGGAGCGGGAGTTCCAGTACAGAGACCCTTCACCCAGCTTGAGGGTCACGGAGCGGCGCTCTATGGTGCCCTTACCGTCCGAGATGCTGCTGAAGTCGGTGTCGAGGTCGCCTCCCTCCTGCCCGAACCCGAGGGTGTAGCCGAAGCGCTTGATGCCACGCTCCTTCTGCCAGGCGTTCACTTGCTCGGCGGCTATCCCCTCTTCGCGGAGCGCCTGGAACCCGTTGAACTTCGAACCCACGTCCTGATAGCTGAAGCCTGCGCGGAAGCCTCCCTCCTTCACGGTGAGGTCTTGTACGAGCAGGTGATCTAACACGTCTGCCTGCTTGCGCGTCTGCTTGCGCTCCGGGGACGCAGGATCGGCAAAGGCCTGCATCGAGCGCTGGTTCGACACGAAGAAGTAACCGCTGAGGCCAGTGCCAGTCGCGAGTTTGAAGTTCGTCGCGAGCCCGTACGACATGCGCTGTACGATGGAGCCGTCCGTGCCGCGCTCGGCAGGTTGGAGGCTGAAAACGCCCTTCATGCCTCCGGCTTGGCCAAAACTGAGCGACATCAAGTTGAGGTTCAGGGCCTTAGCTTCCCCAACGAGTTTGTCGCTGTGACGATAGGTGATCTGCACGGACTGGTGCTGCTTGACAGCGCTGTAGAAGGTCAGAGTGCCGGATGGGTAGTCGAGGGTGTAGTCGGTCCCTCGCTTCAGGGTGCGACCGTCCACGCTCACGCTCTCCGAGCCTGGCACGATGCCGGCATAGCGGAGCGCGTAGCCGAAGCCAGTTCCGTTGCCCGGGAGTAGGTCGCACGCGGCTTCGCCGGCAACTTGCGGGAGAGCCTGCGAGGGGGCCGTACCTGAGTTCAGGGACCCCGTGTAGCCGGTCTGGCACGCAGCACGCACCGCCACGAATGCGACGCATGTCACGAGCAGCACACTCCGGGCAAACAGGCTCACCTAGTTCTCAATCCTCCTCGTGGATTTCCCATCGGCGTGTGTGCTTAGAACCGTCCTCGGACGAGTGTCAATCCGTCGCTCTTGGAGGCGCGATAGGACGGTTGGTCAATCTTAGGTAGCGCATCGCCCTCGGCCAGCGAGATGCGAATGCGGGACTTGTTCTCCTCAGTCAGAAGCGTGGACTCGGGACGTTGAGGCGCGGCCTCGGCGGTCTTGGCAGCCACCGTCGGCGAGTTCTTGGCCCTCTCGAGATTGATGACGGCCCCGCTATCGTCTACGGACACGATGATGTCGGGCTCGGATGGCTGCGTGGATTCGAGTTCGATGGCCTTGAACCGCGCGGGCTGATCCGTCGGATCGAAGGGCAGCGCGGCCAGCATCCTGGGCGAGCCGATGTGCCCTGGCCGGGCGGCGGATGCGACCATGATCGGCGACGCTTCCAGCTCATGAGCAGCAGCCTTCCCGCGAACGACCACTCTGCGGGCCGACCGTGTCGGGAAAGCGGTCGATGCGACGTCTTGCACCAACGCACCCTCGGCAACCGGTCGATCGGGAGCCTTCAGGATGTCGCCGGCGCTCATCTCGGCGACCTCGCGCTCGCCCGTGACTGAGGGCGGAGCCGGAGGTAGGTGGGCCGGCCGTAATGCTACGTACGCGAGGGCAATCGCGGATGCCGCCGCCGCAAAGCCGAGCGGACGCGCCGTGAGAGCCGAGCGCACCCTGTCCGCGAAGGTTGGCCGTCGCGTCGTAGCATAGAGGATGGCCGACCGCAGCCGAGCGGGGGCTTCCACAGCCTCGATCGCGGCCATCTCACCTAGCGAATGATCGAGTAGCGCGAATTCCCGAGCACATGCCGCACAGGTATCTAGGTGGGCGAGAAGCTCGCTCGCCTCAGCCTCCGATGCCTCGCCATCGGCGAAGGCGGACATAATCTCCCAGTACTTCTCTGTGCAGTTGTCGGGATTCTTAGGACTTTGGGACATAAGACACCTCGGAACACAATTCCGCCTTTTTTGACCGTCTCGAAGCCCGACTGTGTCGGGAATTGTCGTGGACATTCACACGGGTCTGTGAACCAAGCGCAGGTCCCGTGCGTAGTTGTGGGGTGAGGCTTGCGGCTGAGGAACCCAGCCGCCTTCGCCGATGAATGTGAGGGTTTGCCGCCCGACCGGAATGAGGCGACCCGTCGAGCGACGCCACGCTGCACAGTAGGGACGGAGGACCGGATGAGCTACGACGAAGGCATTGGCCCGACACGACCCAGGGAAGGCGCGCCAGCGCCTCTTCGCATCACCCGCGACGAGGCGATGGCACTACTGTCCTTATGCATGCTTGCGCCGGATTCCGTGGACCCCGCGGCAGAGCGCGGTCTTATGAAGCTAGCTAACGCTTGCAGGTCCGTTCTTAGCGACGGGTCCGACTCGATTGCCCTCGACCTCATGCCTCGGTCGGGGGAGAACCGAGAACCCGCCGACTAGCCGTCTAGCGAATCCGGTACGATTGCGGACCGGAGGCTTCTCGGTGAACACTGACTTCGACTTTTCCGCCCTGAATTCGGCGGGGCTCACGTTCCGCGAGGCGACGCTCGACGACATCCCACCCTACGTTGCCCTGAGCAACAGCATCTGGTCACGAGCGCACTGGGAGACGGTGGAGGAGGCTAGTTCGGGGTTCCATCGGAAGGATCCCGGCGTTCACTATATGCGTGCCGTGGCCTATGTGGGTGACCAACTTGCGGTGTGGGCGAGTGCCCGCGCGCACATCTCGGGGCGCGACACGGACGGCGGGTACATCCACATCATCGTCGCGGAGCCCTACAGGCGCAAAGGGATTGCGACGCACGTGTTCGGGCCGTTTCAGGAGTTGCACCGGCGATGGGGCTCGAAGGTGTTGTGGTCTTGGGCCTCGGACGACATTCCGTACGCGGAGCCGTTCTGCCTCAAGCTTGGCTACACGTTGGTCAATCGCGGCTCGGAAAGCGAGCTCGTCTTGGCGGAGGCCGACCTGGAGCCTTTTCGGGAGCGATACGAACGGCTCTGTCGCGACGGCTACGAGTTCTTCACCCTGGACGAGCGGGACACCCCGGAGATGCGCCGTGCGGTGTACGAGCTGGACCAGGCGATGTTGAAGATGATGCCGACTGCGGGCGCACCACCCCCGCGAGCTTCTTTCGAGGCCTGGCAGTTCAACGCGTTGGAGTCGCCGGGCTGCTCACCACGGCAGATCGTGCTAGCGACCCAGGGCGCTGGGCCTATCGGGCTTTCCTACCTCTGGTACGGGTCGTACGGAATTGCCGGCACCTACACCACGGGCGTCATGCCCGAGCATCGGGGGCGAGGGGTGGCGGGTGCGCTGAAATACCTGTCGCTGAAGCGAGCGATGGAGGACGGCATTGACACCGTTGTCACCGAGAATGCCGTCCAGAACGCCCCCATGCTATCCATCAACCGCAGACTCGGTTTTCGACACGTACGGAACACGGCAGAGTTGGAGAAGCGGCTCGGCTAGGCGCGGGCCTTTGGGGTGACAGCGCCTTTCTTGCGGGCTTGCTGGCAGCGGGGACAGAGTGCCTCCCGGAAGGCTGCCATGCTGAGCTGCGTTTGGCTGAGTGTAAGCGCCTTGCCGCAGTCCCCGCATACGCCGGCCGCCCTCGGGATCTGCGGTGCGGGTTCGGCGGGCAGGGAGAGCATTTCGCCGTCAGTCTCGACAAGCGACCGCTCGGTGGGACCGGTGTCGGGTAGCTCCTCGAGTGCGGCCATACCCATGTTCACGGCATCACGGAGTGCGCGAGCCTTTGCCCGCGTCTCGGCCATTCGGATTAGGCAGGTCACGAACTCTGGCGGGACGTTGTCGG
This DNA window, taken from Fimbriimonadia bacterium, encodes the following:
- the uvrB gene encoding excinuclease ABC subunit UvrB — translated: MGDQPEAIAALVEGLESGYRFQTLKGATGTGKTFTMASIIQEVQRPALVIAHNKTLAAQLCQEFRAFFPENAVQYFISYYDYYQPEAYVPQSDMYIEKDASVNDEIDRLRHAATKSVLERKDTIVIASVSCIYGLGSPDEYAQSVVTFCVGEPLDLAQTMRRLVEMQFTRNQVVLERGTFRVQGDTLELQPKDEEIITRVEFYGDEVERIRIVDPLTREVLDEPQRITVFPATHYVTPWERLDEVVLAIRQEMEEQIAKFKAEGKLLEAQRIQQRTEFDLEMIAELGYCNGIENYSRYFENRAPGTPPYTLIDFFPKDFITFVDESHQTIPQLRAMYNGDYQRKSTLVEYGFRLPSALDNRPLQWEEFLARVGQVIFTSATPGPFEQENSAQIVRQVIRPTGIVDPDVEVRPTEGQIDDLLGEVQKRVAAGQRALITTLTKRMAEDLSEYLKDVGIKVNYIHSDIHSLDRPEILRDLRLGVYDVVVGVNLLREGLDLPEVSLVAILDADKEGFLRSETSLVQTIGRAARHVDGKVIMYADTITGSMQRAIDETVERRRIQDEYNRKHNITPHTVAKMVRETVRAYEVKETKSPYGRRRAEEIGSMSLEDLPAEIARLEAEMKDLAKQMEFEKAARVRDEMMELRRLLESGGLPSVGARARKARK
- a CDS encoding zf-HC2 domain-containing protein, which produces MSQSPKNPDNCTEKYWEIMSAFADGEASEAEASELLAHLDTCAACAREFALLDHSLGEMAAIEAVEAPARLRSAILYATTRRPTFADRVRSALTARPLGFAAAASAIALAYVALRPAHLPPAPPSVTGEREVAEMSAGDILKAPDRPVAEGALVQDVASTAFPTRSARRVVVRGKAAAHELEASPIMVASAARPGHIGSPRMLAALPFDPTDQPARFKAIELESTQPSEPDIIVSVDDSGAVINLERAKNSPTVAAKTAEAAPQRPESTLLTEENKSRIRISLAEGDALPKIDQPSYRASKSDGLTLVRGRF
- a CDS encoding GNAT family N-acetyltransferase; protein product: MNTDFDFSALNSAGLTFREATLDDIPPYVALSNSIWSRAHWETVEEASSGFHRKDPGVHYMRAVAYVGDQLAVWASARAHISGRDTDGGYIHIIVAEPYRRKGIATHVFGPFQELHRRWGSKVLWSWASDDIPYAEPFCLKLGYTLVNRGSESELVLAEADLEPFRERYERLCRDGYEFFTLDERDTPEMRRAVYELDQAMLKMMPTAGAPPPRASFEAWQFNALESPGCSPRQIVLATQGAGPIGLSYLWYGSYGIAGTYTTGVMPEHRGRGVAGALKYLSLKRAMEDGIDTVVTENAVQNAPMLSINRRLGFRHVRNTAELEKRLG